One region of Quercus lobata isolate SW786 chromosome 2, ValleyOak3.0 Primary Assembly, whole genome shotgun sequence genomic DNA includes:
- the LOC115978233 gene encoding protein SAWADEE HOMEODOMAIN HOMOLOG 1-like, whose protein sequence is MEGFGPKDSLSEFTLAEIKDMEKIFKEIGEQSLGQALFQDIATSFSCSASRAGKSAIKWEQVQSWFQNRQEQLQDKVTPSSGALKLFDDLSDVPISSKAPEGSLNPKGKKISDLSGLTYEAKSKKDNAWYDVASFLNYKFLSTGELVVRVRFSGFGNEEDEWVNVKRGVRERSIPLEHSECHEVKLGDLVLCFQEREDHAVYHDAYVVGIHKRQHDIRGCRCIFTVRYDHDNTEEKVDLGRICCRPRHYSQSALDIEVGPAQHYSQPTFDIQEGVKFPF, encoded by the exons ATGGAGGGGTTTGGTCCAAAGGATTCTCTCTCTGAATTCACTCTAGCTGAG ATTAAAGACATGGAGAAGATATTTAAGGAGATAGGGGAACAATCACTTGGTCAGGCGTTGTTCCAAGATATTGCAACCAGCTTTAG TTGCTCAGCTAGTCGTGCTGGAAAATCTGCCATAAAATGGGAGCAG GTGCAAAGTTGGTTCCAAAATAGACAAGAACAGTTGCAGGATAAAGTTACTCCCTCATCTGGTGCCCTGAAATTATTTGATGATCTTTCAGATGTACCTATTTCAAGCAAAGCCCCTGAAGGCTCTTTAAATCCtaaag GTAAAAAGATTTCAGATCTTTCAGGGTTGACATATGAAGCTAAATCAAAGAAAGATAATGCATG GTATGATGTTGCTTCATTCCTCAATTACAAGTTTCTTAGTACCGGCGAACTT GTAGTTCGTGTACGATTTTCTGGCTTTGGTAATGAGGAGGATGAATGGGTGAATGTAAAAAGGGGAGTGCGTGAGCGGTCTATTCCTTTAGAACACTCTGAGTGTCATGAGGTGAAGCTTGGAGATCTTGTCCTGTGCTTCCAG GAAAGGGAAGATCATGCAGTTTACCATGATGCCTATGTTGTGGGAATCCATAAGAGGCAACATGACATTAGGGGCTGCAGGTGCATCTTCACTGTCCGCTATGATCATGATAATACTGAG GAAAAAGTTGATCTTGGGAGGATATGTTGCAGGCCAAGACATTATTCACAGTCCGCTCTGGATATTGAAGTAGGGCCTGCACAACATTATTCACAGCCCACTTTTGACATCCAAGAAGGAGTCAAATTTCCTTTTTAG